From the Corythoichthys intestinalis isolate RoL2023-P3 chromosome 13, ASM3026506v1, whole genome shotgun sequence genome, one window contains:
- the lta4h gene encoding leukotriene A-4 hydrolase, whose amino-acid sequence MSAADPSSFASAAKCVSRHLNLSLRVDFDARVIRGKVALTLEVLEDRFSCLTLDTRDLKIISVSANGQEARFDTGAKHAFKGTPLEITLPFELSRGQNVIVEVSYETSPGAPALQWLTPQQTAGKKHPYLFSQCQAHHCRSMLPCQDTPAVKHTYYAQVSVPKDLVAAMSAVRDGREADPRDAARAVYRFRQNVAVPSYLIALVVGALESRQIGPRSSVWSEAEYVDRAAFEFSETEAMLKTAEDLAGPYVWGRYDILVLPPSFPYGGMENPCLTFATPTLLAGDKSLSNVIAHEIAHSWTGNLVTNETWEHFWLNEGHTVYLERMIGRRLEGEPFRQFKASGGWKDLRDSVSTFGAENPLTNLVPDLREVDPDDAFSSVPYEKGFALLYHLEELLGGPEVFMGFVKSYIQTFAYGSVTTGQWKDFLFTYFKDKADVLNKVDWNAWMFTPGMPPVKPRYDTALADACVALCRRWTEAKERDLSGFGAADVERLSSHQLVEFLSLLLQEEPLPLSHVKKMQEVYDLDARTNSEVRFRWLRLCVRSRWEEAVPAALRMATEQGRMKFTRPLFREVFHFEKYREEAVRVFLDSRAAMHPVTSGLVAKDLKVTAQP is encoded by the exons ATGTCCGCCGCCGACCCGTCGTCATTCGCGTCCGCCGCCAAGTGCGTGAGTCGCCACCTCAATTTGAGCCTTCGGGTGGACTTTGACGCCCGCGTCATCCGGGGTAAAGTGGCGCTGACGCTGGAGGTTCTGGAGGATCGCTTCTCCTGCCTG ACTTTGGACACGCGCGACCTGAAGATCATCTCGGTCAGCGCGAACGGGCAGGAGGCCCGCTTCGACACGGGCGCCAAGCACGCCTTCAAGGGGACCCCGCTGGAGATCACGCTGCCCTTTGAGCTTTCCAG AGGGCAGAACGTGATCGTGGAGGTGTCCTACGAGACGTCGCCCGGCGCACCCGCGCTGCAGTGGCTCACGCCCCAACAAACGGCGGGAAAGAAGCATCCCTACCTCTTCAGTCAGTGCCAG GCCCATCACTGCAGGAGCATGCTGCCTTGTCAGGACACCCCGGCCGTCAAACACACCTACTACGCTCAG GTGTCGGTGCCCAAAGACTTGGTGGCGGCCATGAGCGCCGTGAGAGACGGTCGGGAGGCGGACCCCCGAGACGCCGCCCGTGCGGTCTACCGCTTCAGACAAAAC GTGGCCGTGCCCTCCTACCTGATCGCCTTGGTGGTGGGCGCCCTGGAGAGCAG GCAGATCGGGCCCAGGTCCAGCGTGTGGTCCGAGGCGGAGTACGTGGACCGAGCCGCGTTCGAGTTCTCCGAG ACGGAGGCCATGTTGAAGACGGCCGAGGACTTGGCCGGACCTTACGTTTGGGGCCGTTACGACATTTTGGTCCTGCCTCCGTCTTTTCCGTACGGCGGCATGGAAAATCCTTGCCTCACCTTCGCCACGCCTACCCTGCTG GCCGGGGACAAGTCTCTGTCCAAC GTGATCGCTCACGAGATCGCGCACAGCTGGACGGGCAACCTGGTGACCAACGAGACCTGGGAGCACTTTTG GCTGAACGAGGGACACACGGTGTACCTGGAGAGGATGATCGGCAGGCGTCTGGAAGGGGAGCCCTTCCGCCAATTCAAGGCCTCGGGGGGCTGGAAGGACCTCCGGGACTCG GTCAGCACCTTCGGGGCGGAGAACCCCCTGACTAACTTGGTCCCCGATTTGCGGGAAGTGGACCCCGACGACGCCTTCTCGTCCGTCCCGTACGAGAAAGGCTTCGCTCTACTGTACCACCTGGAGGAACTCCTGGGGGGTCCCG AAGTCTTCATGGGCTTCGTCAAGTCCTACATCCAGACGTTTGCCTACGGGAGCGTCACCACGGGGCAGTGGAAAGACTTTCTCTTCACATACTTCAAAGATAAG GCGGACGTCCTGAACAAGGTGGACTGGAACGCTTGGATGTTCACGCCCGGGATGCCGCCGGTGAAGCCGCG CTACGACACCGCGCTGGCGGACGCCTGCGTCGCTCTTTGTCGGAGGTGGACGGAG GCAAAAGAGCGAGACTTGAGCGGCTTCGGCGCGGCGGACGTCGAGCGGTTGTCGTCCCACCAGCTCGTCGAGTTCCTTTCTCTTCTGTTGCAGGAG GAGCCTCTTCCTTTGAGCCACGTGAAGAAGATGCAGGAGGTCTACGATCTGGACGCTCGCACCAACTCGGAGGTCCGCTTCAG GTGGCTGCGACTGTGCGTGCGCTCCCGCTGGGAGGAGGCGGTCCCCGCCGCGCTCCGGATGGCCACCGAgcagggccggatgaaatttacgCGACCCCTCTTCAG GGAAGTCTTTCACTTTGAAAAATACCGAGAGGAAGCGGTGCGGGTGTTCCTGGATAGCCGGGCCGCCATGCATCCGGTAACTTCCGGACTGGTCGCCAAAGACCTGAAGGTGACGGCGCAGCCGTAG